ttaaattttcagattttattgggtttattttttttttatgatttttaatttgtgaaaatcaAGTTTGACaagtttccttaatattaataattgttatgcatttaaatttctattaatttaaattagtttgtgggtttttaaagttattgtattgttggatttaattattttattttacttagtcactgtgtttaaatttattttatttaaaactgttgtgttgaaataattttcgttggaattttgtgacccaaattgtgagatttagacctcattttttttccttcatttttcttttccactttctttttctcttttcttttttttcttcttttttttttcttttcttctttcctttttcggAACTACTcctcccgcgcgcgacccagccctctctctctctctccgtccgatccTTCTCTCCCCCAGCCCTCCGCCGTGCGCCTTTGTCCGGCGACACCACCCAGCCCACgaccttccccaccctccggcgaccacctccctccaatctcagcccctctcgcttcaccgtttgcccccacgcgcaacactatgccgcggcgttccttgtgctcgtgcgccgccgtcgcgccaccatctcttcaccacttcatcatcgacctcctagcaacctaatgcacccatccttggctccgatctgttaccggtgaagcccatctatctccatctctgATTTGAgtattttggccttaaaccaccgcccacgccaccacccacggccaacctccaccaccactagcttcaccgacatccctaagccctaccctatcaatctcgggtcttcgattacacccgttcaaaagtgggtttttgagacccacggccatagtgcatttcgcactgttttgttgctgcgttgccgcttctagcacctccgtgatctttcaaaaattatattatagcattgtaagtattttttccaaagaacttttgagatttaaatgtatttttgcgctaattcatatttactatgaatttttttgttgtgctggactgagtccgaggagtaagggggtcggttggattggatgatggagttgtttgtatgattggtttatgctatgaaatttgttagctgtttcggatttaaatattggtattttgagtttgacgttggtcatggtggatattggtgatttttttaggaagtgatgatatattttgggattataagggttttaagttttgagaaattaagatagattattttagaagcttaggcttaaatatggaaatccgtgattgattgaaaacttacgaaaattgtgtgattatttttataggtggcgatttatagtcgactcgacatttttgaggaaatttctgaaaagctaagttgcccaggtaagcggggttcatataccagttttgcataaaacaaataaaatgaggttgactttgagaataaatgtgtttattttttaaaatagatgatctgaaaacaacctcagatgtttattctgcatatgcataaattctatataagagaaagtgtttttctgtcatgactggtgtagacatgagctagttttgtgcactttatttctaaactatgcaaaagagtgaatatgaaaatctaaaagttttgttatgagtcaatgaaaatattttaattctgtTTAGTCAAACATGTGAAGCGATCTAAagcaattaagtattttgttttgatatgatgagtcaTCTGAGAACCTTGACATGAAGTTCTGAATCTGTATATGATtataatcggattttcgatgaaatctgttctgtttctgttaaggcccagccacgggtataatggtggtttataaccttaccatgggggtgaaacatggaatatggcccagccacgggtataatggtggtttataaccctaccatgggggtgaaacatggaatatagcccagccacgggtataatggtggtttataaccctaccacgggggttaaacatggtattgtctcgatgtgatactaaacgatgatatgattataatgtttcagtttagaaatgccaacggatcttctttttggaataagtttatttttctggaaatttcactctaatatttttgtacaaagttttgtttctgcattctgaaagtaaatgttttgttctacttatcaaatgttataaatgctcatgtttacatgctaatatatgctctctgcttactgagttgttgacaactcaccccttatctccacaatatttttcagatattatgatggttcagctgaggatcaaggttatgaggcattgggtgagatgttttaagcgtagtggttcaagcataggaagtttttatgagtattgtcgtattttattaagaaattttatggtgttgtaatgacttggcattttggaaaattggttatattgaggaaattagattgaatcgaattttataaatgatattgggaatttggagtctatttttatattgttggaatgtgagtttaagtgctaggaagtaactctccgacttGTGCGGGACCGGGGCTTTACAGTAGCTCTAGTATCAAGCCACCTTCCATTCTCGGATGTCAAATGGTTGACTTCACAAGCTATCCCAACAAGGTCTTCAATCACACCATTCGCTTCTTCTCTCTTATATCGACATTGATAAGAGCGATGCCCTTGCTTGCCACAAACAAAACAATGATCTTTCCtcttattgttttgatatttggggtttagatttttcttgaagtttttctCATTCTTGGCCTGCAACTTATTCTTCTGCCTGGTTTTGTTAACATCAATGACGTACACTTTTGTTTGCATCTCAGAAGAATCATCTTTTCTATATTTGTTCCTAGAATCTTGTTCAATCCCTAAATGGCGTTGAGGAGATTCTAAGGAATATTTTCATCATGTTTGAGCTTTCTCTTGTAACCATTCCATGATGAAGAATTTGTTAACAATTGCTTCCACCAATAAATTCTCAGCAATCTCAATTTCCATCGATTTAAGATCACCAACGATAAGGAATAACTCATATACTTGGGTTATAACTGGCTTATCGTTTGTAATCTTAAAAtccataaaatttgaaataatagaCATCTCGATACCTActtctttgattttatatttttttccaactctTGCATACATCCGTTGTCTAAGGAGTAGACCGATAGATATCATATATCGAATTGGACTAAGCGTTGAGGATGTTGCCTCTGCATAGAAAGTTGCccccttttcaatttttttcactttGCCTCCAACTCGGTACTTTCTTCTAGAGTAGGATCGGGAATCGCCTCCAAGTCATCTTCAAAAATGTATGCGAGCTTCAAAGTGGTGAGGAAGAACAACACTCATACTACCAGTGAATGAAGTTCTGACCATCGAAACAATCAATACGAACAAAGTCTTGGATCATCACTTGAATGGAATACATTTCCCCCACGAGACAAAATCTATAATCAAGtcgttataaaattataatgcaaATAATGTAATtacgaaaacaaaaaataaaaatctagacCATAAGGATCAATTGTAACGACGATTTCTTTAGAACTTATTTTGTCCCTTTTCAACATACTATAATGTATTGATCAAATTgtttccaagatacaatgaaacCCACTTTTGTCATTATTCTACAGTAGCATTTTTATTGAACAACTCAGAAACGCAACTTTTTTAGAATTACAAGatgaagaaatatattttaggaGGAAACTCTCGTCTATTCTTatcaattatgaaatttgaacaGGTCAATTATCTTATAATCCACTTATGATGCATTCCAATAACTAGAAAACGGCTAGTTTTCTAGTTACGACAAAAATGTTGTCTAACAACTAGAAAATGACTAATTTTCTGTGACAAATGTtgtttaacattttcttttttattagtttaatgAGTTGACATTCTCCATtaatgtacaaaattttatttaaacatataagaaaaatgatatattacattattatttaaaatacccaaaataattttatcattttaataaaatctaacattaaTGTGGCGTAATGTAtatgtttgcttttttttttttttttgcttgttatTATATACTCAGATATACTTAGTTTTTTGCGTGCTAAAGTGTGCCAAGTTTCATCACTTCTGTCCGCCATGGCCGCACGAGACGACCACCACCATAACCATGTAaagaaaatctctctctttccctttctctctcttctctgctTTGCTTCCATCTTCctcgtcctctctctctctctccaggaAAACCTCCTCCAATCCTATTCTGTTAAGACCTTGctaattatcttcttctttgctGGTTGGTTGTATGCAAGATGACAAATAGATGAATATGCAGGCTGCGTGTGAGAGTAAATGGATAAGCACAAGTTGTTTGACAAAAGGCATTAGAGCCACACCATTCATTGATAGAGGTCCTTCTTCGAGGGAGGACCAACCTCCATACAGAAAATTCAATTACAGATTCAACTTAGAAAAGAATCCAGAATAATTCCCTTCCATCTCTCTGCTCTCCCCTTATACCCCATACAATTCTCATAACATATCCCATAACAGTAAAGGAAGTATCAGTAAAATGACTAATAAAAACAACAGTACGAAATGACAGACCAAAAGTCACAAAACGCACAACTTTAACCAAAATGCAAATTTCACTAACACTAATACTAAACGGTACCGTGCAGGTCTCCAGAACGACGTTGTCTTAGTTGGATTCATAACAATTTCCCCCCtttaaagaaccttgtcctcatGGTTTAGAGCAAGGATGCAATTGTTGAACAACTTTCATATTATTTCCATAGATATTTTCCATTAAACTCAACTGGCACAAGTAATTTGTACAAGATTGACTATACATCGTCTCCCATCTAAAAGCCGAAGAATGATATCATCCCATTTCTTATTTAAATGTCTCTTTGCAAAGTCTAATGGTattgtaacatcccgtattttagtgtatttttaattgaattattatttgttattaatttaaaaattgattctcttgttttaaattttcatattttagtgagtttattttatgatttttaatttgtgaaaattaaatttgacatgtttccttaatattaataattggtatgcatttaaatttctctttattttaaattaatttattgttgggtttaattattttattttcatttaatcactacgtttgaattattttatttaacttgctttttgaaatcgtttccatttgatcatttttgtgacctaagatgtgaggattggacctcatttctttccctttatttttcttttttttcctctttttcttttcttcctctttttctttttccctccatttcttttctcctctctctctctcctctcccgcgCGCTGCACCCCCTCTCCCCGTGctatttcttctcctccccagcccgcTGCCGTGCGCCACCGTCCGGCGACACCACCTAGCCCACGACCTTCCCCACCCACCGACGACCTCCCCCTCCAGTTTTTAGCTCCTCATTCGCCAGCGTTCTTCTCCAcacacggcttgaagccgctgCGTTCCTTGTGCTCGAGCGTCGTCGTCATGCCACCTCctgccaccatttcttcaccacttcatcctcgacctcctagcaacccaatgcacccaaccccagctccgatccgccactGGTGAAGACccaccaactccatttccgatttgggaatttttgcattttaaccaccctctacgccgccacccactaCCAACCACTACTACCattagtttcaccgacatccctaagccctaacctagcaatctcgggtcttggtttgtacccgttcaaaagtgggtttttgagaccgacgaccacagtgcatttgacactgttttgttgctgcgttgctacattgccgcttctagcacctccgtgatctttcaaaaattatattattgcattgtaagtattttctcaaagaacttttgagatttaaatgtattttcacgctaactcatatttactatgAATTGGATGGTTCtgctggactgagtccgaggagtaatggggtcggttggattggatgatgaagcTGTTGGTGTGATTgatttatgctatgagattggTTGGGTGTTTCTGGTtaaaatattggtgttttgtgtttgacatGGGTTATgctggatattggtgattttaagaagtgatgatatattttgggattatgaaggttttaagttttgaggaattaaaataggttatttaagaagcttaggcttaaatatcgaaatccgtgattgattaaAAACTTACTTAAATTACgcgattatttttataggtgatgatttatagtcgattcaacattttttagaaaattctgaaaagctaagtcatccaggtaagcggagttcctatgctagatttgcataaaaataaaatggactgaggttgatttttgaaaatatgcatgatttgttatgaaaagagatttgaactacctcagtcatttgttctgcattacttatgagattctatttaagaataaagtattttctggcataactggtgtagacatgagctattttgcattttgcttctgaactgtgtaaaagagagcgaatatgaaagtttgtgcataaaattatgttttgtgatttctgaaaactctgttctattctgaagatattatgtactctgatatgatgtgatttctgaaaactatgttatgttctgaagatgttctgtactcttaTATGATGTAAttcctgaaaacttttggcatgagattctgaatcgggatgtggtttgtggatggtgacctatttgacctaccacgggtgctaatagtggcttctgtctgggttggtaccaactgttctgtttctggtgcacccactttggaaacaaagtggttttctggtggtctttcctgtgtgcacactcgaggctccgagaataaataaggggaagattcatattctgtttctgctcggttagctatcgggatttgcacaaccctaccacaggggttaaacatggcctctgatgtgatatgatgctctgtacgatggtggtcagttatgctatgccaaaagaatttgaataacaatatttttgaactttcgctctgatatttttgataatatgttctcactttgcattctgaaaataaagtgttttgttctgcattctgaaatctgtaaatgctcatgtttgcatactactATATGTTTTTTGCTTAcagagttgttgataacttaccccctcttatctccaatattttcagatgatttttggatatttcaactgaggatcaagactatgaagaattgggtgagatgacttaagaatagtggattaagaatagaaagttttcgatgagtattggtgatttttgataattatattattgaaattcgagtttaagtgacatgtagagaagttggtagTTTTGGGGGTTACTGTATTGaagattttatatacgagtatgtgtggttaattaaatttaaagtgttttcgtttgatttgaagctttttGAAGAGTATTAGCactgttggagttgattatcaggtaatatgagttaactctctatACTCTCGGGGACGGAGCGTTACAGGTATACTCACGCGCCCAAAACGAACATGAGGCTTGCATGACAACATCAAAATGAGGATTTTCAGGTTTAACGCCTCTTGCGTTTTGAAGATCTTTGGCTCTTTCATCAGTAGTCATTTTTGGAATGCTTCTAAGAACCTCAGATTTTGGGGATTTCTTGGTGGTACCTTCAACACCTTCAAATTCCTGCATGGTGGAATGAAATTTCGCTTGCCCttttgatttcttgtttgcctctttcgatttattttttgtagagtGAGGAACCAACCTTGCAAGATTGGCAGTACTCCCAACGTGAGCACTTGAATTTGTCCTCATCATCTTGTGAGGACGAGGACATGACAATGATGATTTCTCCCTTGTTTTTGGGTATGCTAGAAAGTCATCCAATATTTCAACAGAATTGTCACTCACCATTTCTTCCATCCTAGAAACTAGAAccttttcatgaatttttaggTCCTCACCAGGGGAGCTATTAAATGGATAATCTATTTCTATTGTACTCTCATCAAACACAAGAACACAAAAGTGAGACTTTCCTTCATGTTTGAAAACCAGAAAGTGCCCCAGCTTTAGAGAACTATACTCCATGAATTCTCACCAGCCCTTCTTTAACCAAACCTCACCAACACTGACTCAGTCTCAAATGTGCTTCCAAGTATAGAAGTGTCAAGTTGTATCACGGATAAGTCCAGGATCGTATTCAACAGGGACAAATGATTTTCAAAGTATTTGTAAGGGCTTATTGTAAGAACATGGTGATGTAAAATGCTATGTAAAGttctttttagattttgatgtttattaaaacaatttggaaagataaaaagtaatttataaacAGTAAGGGATTTGCTGCCAATGGAATGTTTGGTGGAGCCTGGAGGATCTTGGATCCATGACTTtgctataaaaatatgaattaaatCATGCACAATTGGATTTCTAAAAATGAAATGGTTCCAAAGAtgttataaaagtatttttgttttatccGGACACAACAAAGTTACTAATCAGTAGCTAAAATTGACAAGCTCACAGAATCAATTTGACAAACACTTGGGTTACAGTTTAAGACATCCTTTGTTTCCACCATTTGCAAGGTTTTCTAGGCATTATTCTCCTCTTACTAACCCAATCAAGGTATTAATAAAATGGAATGTGAAAAATGTAAGTTCAAAGTAAATACGCTAGtacctaaaacaaaatatcctTCACTAAGCATCCACTGAAATCACTACAACACGCAGTTGATAATCCTTGATTAATTCGAGGTTCTGATGTGCTGTGTGTCTACAACAGAGGAGGAACAAGAGCAAGTGATTTCATCAAACTTCCCTTTCTAGAATTCAAATTCAAGCAAAGTAAGGCATGCAATCAAAGCTACAGAAAATCCAGCAAGCAATGAAGATCAATAGAAATTTTTACCGCAACCCAAGCTATGGACCTAGCCTAAGTTTaccatcatcaacatcaaaactcaacaaaaatgaaaccctaaaaattcttaaaagttTCCGGAATACaagagcagaaaaataaaaccgaatCTTCACCCCTCTCCAATTCCAACTCTCTTTCCTATTTATCATACCTTCCATGGTCATCTTCTCTCAGGATTGTTTCTCGAGAAGAGTGCCTTCATTTCTCTGGGAGAAAGTGTGAGGTTTCAGTGCCTTGGGGTTTTCACTCAAAGGTTTTACGTCTCACTTGATGTGAGTTTCGTGTTTTGGTTTGCTGTTTTTCTGTTGGTATCTTCTTAAGGCTTACGGATCACCTCATGTGAGTGTCGTGGTTGGTTTTGTTATTGGTATCTTCATAATGGAGGTAGAAGACTTGGCAACACAATGGGAGAGGCTTCATCTCTCAAAAGAAGAAAGttcctttttccatgcaaatctAGAACAATACATCGAGGAAGCTGCACGGGGCAAATACTGTCTGGTTGGCAAGGCCCTATCCGAGAAGAGTGTCAACAGTGAGGGTTTTAGGGTCACAATGTCTTAGATATGGAAGTTGGATGGGTGGGTTATTTTCAAGCAGTTGGGAGAGCAATGTTTTCTAATTGAATTCCAAAAGCTGGTAGATAAAGAGAGAATACTAAGTGGACGTCCATGGTTCTTTGATAGacaccttcttttttttttttttttaaaataaactatttcattcatcATAGAAGTTGCTTGATACAAGGGGGACAGTCCTCAATCATTATGCAATCCTCTTGGCAGCTAAGAGCAAACTTTGCCAAGTGATGTGCAATTACATTAACTTCCCTATGGACATGTAGAATAGACCAAGAGAGGAACTTAGAAAGCAAAATCTTAATATCTCTAATAACAAGGCCAGAGTCACTCCAACTATCTTCCTTGTTTTGGATTGCCTTCACCACCAGCAAGGAGTCACCTTCGAGAATTACATGCTGAAAACCCAGGTCTGCACAGAAGGAAGAGGCTCTTCGAGCTGCTATGGCTTCACCAAGAAGTGGATCCGGGAACAGGTCCATCGAAGAGCATAAGGATGCCATGATAGCTCCTTCTGAGTTCCTAACAATTACACCAATCCCCACCCTTGAATTGGCCTTATCAATGGCAGCATCCCAGTTGGCTTTGATAGACACCTTCTGACAATGATGGAAGTGGACGAAACAATATCTATCCATGCATTACAATTTCGCTTTGAACCCTTTTGGGTGCAGCTGCATAACCTTCCATTAGCCACCATGACAGAAGATTTTGGTCAGCAATTTGCAGGATCAATTGGTCATGTTATCAGAGTTGAAGCTGAGGCTGATGGACGTGCTTGGGGGAGGTGTCTCAGAGTAAGGGTAGCGGTGGATCTCCATAAACCTTTGTTGAGAGGAAAATGGCTGAAGCTAGGTGAAAAACAGCATTGGATTTCCTTTAAATATGAACTTTTACAAAGTTTTTGTTTCAAGTGTGAGGTGCTATCTCACAAAGGAAGAAACTGTTCAAGGTTAAGAGCTGAGCAACAAGGAGATGAACAGGCCTCGTATCAGTTTGGCCCCTGGTTACGAGGGCAACCCaggaacacaaacatttttgaCAGGCGCAGGTATGGTGGTGGCGGAGGTGGAAACCACTGTAGTGGTGAACAGAAAGGAGATAGTGGTAATATTCAAGAAGACTCAAAGTACAATGGTAACGCTTGCAGAGAGGAAATAATAGTGGGAAAGCAGGATATGTCTTCAgcagaaaatgaggaaaaaagaaagcaaaggcTCCAATCTCAACCACCAACAAAAGAGACTATAGTAGGCGAGGATCCTTTTCAGGGTGGTTATCTTGGGAACCAGAATAAAGATCAGATAGGACAGGCAGGGTGGATCCCAGAAGTCAAGCAGTCAACAAATGTGCACGAGGTGCTTAATTTCGAGGGAGCCACTGAAGCTACTGATATGCAAGGAATCCTAAAGAGCATGGGACATGGGTCTGAATTACCAAAAGAGGCTTCCACGTGCAGAGTAGAAAATTGGTCCCCTACTTATGATCCTGAAAAGTGGGAAGTCCTACAAAGGAGTGAGGTGGATACTACTAGAAGGCCTGCTGTTACTAGGCAGGTATCCGGGAAAAGTGTGGGGATAGGCAGGTTGGATAGTATAGATGATCATGTGAACCCTAGTAGGGTTGACTTGGTAAGCACTGTCAGAAGGTGGAAAAGGAAAGCCCGTGAAAGAACCATCCATGAGGAAGGCAATGGTGGTGCCCCCCTGACTGAAACCTCTAATAGGTCCACCAAGGTGTTTTACCAGAAAGGATGCAAGAGAAGGAACACACATAGTaattctatttcaaaaaaatttaaaggagaTGAGGATAAGAATGAAACATTGCTTGCTCAAGCAGAGGCTGGTCTCCAACCCTGCCATAACTAATGAGTATCTTggtgtggaactgccgagggcttgggaacccttggTCAGTTAGTGTCCTTAGAAATCTAGCTAAGGAAAAGTGTCCCTTTTTagttttcctagtggaaactaaaagtagaaaaaaaaggATGGAAGTGATCAGGTGTAATTTAAAGATGGATGGGTGCTTTGCAGTGGACTGTGTGGGATTAAGTAGTGGTATTGCACTCTTATGGAAAGAAACATGGGATGTCAAAGTGATTAACTATACTAGATGGCATATCAGTGCACTAATCCAAGAAGATGACAGTGGACCAACTTGGCAGTTTACTGGCTTTTATGGCCATCCAGAGACTGGAAAAAGAAGTGGGAGTTGGCAACTTTTGAAGATGCTTAAACCTTCCAGCCCCATGGCCTGGTTTTGCTCgggagatttcaatgagatcctgcaccaaaaggagaaaatgggaGGAGCAAGCAGATCCTATAAACAAATTGAGGAGTTTAGGCAAGCAATAGACTATTGTGGCCTTAATGACATTCACTCTCAGGGACTAAGCTTTTTCCAGTCGTTGCACCGTCCAGAACTCAAGCTACCCCCCCGCCATACGAAATCGACGCAACCCATGCATGTACGAAGCCCTCACCATGCACTGCCGTGCCACCCCAACACCTCCACATAGTTGCCGCCCGATTCATCCACCACACATAAACCTCTGCCCAAACCTCACCGCCATAGTCAGCCGTGAACCCACATCGGAGAACACCACCCACAAACACCCTTGTTTTTACTCCCCGAAACAGAGTAAGTTTTTGCTCAAGTTGTCCATCGAGCCCCCCTCCTTTGGCCTCTCACTGGGTGTTACACCTCGTTGTTGCCTCCAATCTCCACTGTCTAGACCTCATAGAAACCACCGCCAAGGACTTTCCGACACCCCTAGTCCGTCAC
The DNA window shown above is from Juglans regia cultivar Chandler unplaced genomic scaffold, Walnut 2.0 Scaffold_659, whole genome shotgun sequence and carries:
- the LOC109012930 gene encoding uncharacterized protein LOC109012930; its protein translation is MDRYCFVHFHHCQKVSIKANWDAAIDKANSRVGIGVIVRNSEGAIMASLCSSMDLFPDPLLGEAIAARRASSFCADLGFQHVILEGDSLLVVKAIQNKEDSWSDSGLVIRDIKILLSKFLSWSILHVHREVNVIAHHLAKFALSCQEDCIMIEDCPPCIKQLL